Proteins from a genomic interval of Uloborus diversus isolate 005 chromosome 4, Udiv.v.3.1, whole genome shotgun sequence:
- the LOC129221217 gene encoding uncharacterized protein LOC129221217, which produces MSLKLFSGRLDFNSSLTDETSDDISGKEKDYSLSEGEVHPKFLEQEESDISDTSKDENKHKNFQSQKTRMPSHHLSYSPLSEIGLGSTNTSLSQGEVSLSKNKHRNFQPQETRMPSPQLSYSSMSEIELSSTNTSLSQGEVSPSNEINYYSKKALNLPIIKSPVDDKLSTVLSYAKSFMQIDEHKAYMDTKTFKRSEGLENEHCRKDTTSVPSTSRTVLQTVEEEVLSNASFST; this is translated from the exons ATGTCATTGAAGCTTTTTTCag GTAGACTTGATTTCAATAGTAGTCTTACAGATGAAACAAGTGATGACATAAGTGGAAAG gAAAAAGATTATTCTTTGAGTGAAGGAGAAGTACATCCAAAATTTTTGGAGCAAGAAGAATCAGACATTTCAGATACTTCTAAAG ATGAAAACaagcataaaaattttcaatcacaaAAAACAAGGATGCCTAGTCACCATCTTTCTTATTCTCCATTGTCTGAAATAGGATTGGGTAGTACAAATACATCTTTATCCCAAGGGGAAGTGTCGCTGAGTAAAAACAAGCATCGAAATTTTCAGCCACAAGAAACAAGGATGCCCAGCCCCCAACTTTCTTATTCTTCAATGTCTGAAATAGAATTGAGTAGCACAAATACATCTCTGTCACAAGGGGAAGTGTCTCCTAGTAATGAGATAAATTATTATTCGAAAAAAGCTTTGAACTTGCCCATTATCAAATCTCCTGTTGACGATAAGCTTTCAACGGTTCTCAGTTACGCCAAGAGTTTTATGCAAATAGACGAGCATAAAGCTTATATGGACACAAAAACATTCAAGCGTTCAGAAGGGCTTGAGAATGAACATTGCAGGAAGGATACAACATCTGTCCCAAGTACATCTCGTACCGTTTTACAAACTGTTGAAGAAGAAGTCTTAAGTAATGCCAGTTTTTCAACATGA